A stretch of DNA from Yoonia sp. G8-12:
CGGCGCGGGAATGTGAAAGACTGGCAGGACCCACCCAAATGGCCAAGATCAAGAAACAGCCCCGCCCAAAGGCACAGACGCCCAAAGGATTTCAGGATTATTTCGGCGCGGATGTGACCGCGCGCAATGACATGCTGGCCACGATTGCGGGGGTGTATCATCGCTATGGGTTTGATGCGCTGGAAACCTCTGCTGTGGAAACGGTTGAGGCGCTGGGCAAGTTTCTGCCCGATGTGGACCGCCCGAACGAGGGTGTGTTTGCATGGGAAGAGGACAATGACTGGCTCGCGTTGCGCTATGATCTGACAGCGCCTTTGGCGCGTGTGGCGGCACAGTATCGCAATGATTTGCCATCGCCTTATCGCCGCTATGCGATGGGACCGGTGTGGCGCAACGAAAAGCCCGGACCGGGGCGGTTCCGGCAGTTCTATCAGTGCGATGCGGATACTGTAGGCTCGGGGTCTGTGGCGGCTGACGCCGAGATTTGCGCGATGCTGGCCGATACGCTGGAGGCCGTGGGGATTGAGCGCGGGGATTACATCATCCGCGTGAATAACCGCAAAGTGCTGAACGGTGTCATGGAAGTCGCGGGTTTGTCTGGTGACGATAAAGAGGCCGAGCGCGGGATTGTGCTGCGCGCGATTGATAAGCTGGATCGGCTTGGGCCGGATGGTGTGCGTGCACTCTTGGGCGAGGGGCGCAAGGATGCCAGTGGTGATTTCACCAAGGGTGCTGGGCTGGCGGATGCACAGGCGGACGTGGTGATGGGCTTTATGGAGGCCA
This window harbors:
- the hisS gene encoding histidine--tRNA ligase; its protein translation is MAKIKKQPRPKAQTPKGFQDYFGADVTARNDMLATIAGVYHRYGFDALETSAVETVEALGKFLPDVDRPNEGVFAWEEDNDWLALRYDLTAPLARVAAQYRNDLPSPYRRYAMGPVWRNEKPGPGRFRQFYQCDADTVGSGSVAADAEICAMLADTLEAVGIERGDYIIRVNNRKVLNGVMEVAGLSGDDKEAERGIVLRAIDKLDRLGPDGVRALLGEGRKDASGDFTKGAGLADAQADVVMGFMEAKRETGAATVSRLRELVAGSAIGLEGASELETIASLLEAQGYDAARIEIDPSVVRGLGYYTGPVYEAELTFEVTDEKGRPRNFGSVAGGGRYDDLVKRFTGQEVPATGVSIGVDRLLAALRAKGRIDTTAVGPVVVTVMDRDRMSDYQTMVSELRNAGIRAEVYLGNPKNFGNQLKYADKRASPVAIIAGSDEFDQGIVQIKDLILGAEIAKNATLEEWKDRPSQYEVPRDQMLAKVREILDTHS